A stretch of DNA from Anaerobacillus isosaccharinicus:
ATTGTTTCAATTACCTTTGCCTCATCTTCAAATTCAATTGTTTTATCTCGAAACCCTAACATACGTACATCTTTAATTCCTAAAACTTTACATGCTTCAATTAGCTCTTGTTTACGTAAGGAAGGCAACGATTCGCGGGTAGCAAATGGAGGAGTCCCCATATTTCTACCCATTTCACCTAACGTTAAGCATGCATATGTTACCGGAATTCCTAATTTAGTGTAGCTTGCAATCGTACCACCAGGACCAAAAGATTCATCATCCGGATGCGGAAATACGACCAATACGTGTTTTTCTTCCATCATTATCTTCCTTTCTTCTTACATAAAAGGTGTTTCACTTAATTGTAAGGAAATCGCGATCTTCCCCTCGCCATCATGACCTGCTAACAATAATTGTCCTTGCTCACTGATTTCCCAATCAGTTAAACCTTGAGCATATACCCACCCATCCTCTAGCTTTAAGCCAACTCGATATGGATGTTCTCCTGTTATTTTCCCTTGAGAGAATTGAATTTTACCGTTCCGAATAAAAGCACTAACTGTCATCATCCCCTCATTACGATGTGCAGCATATGCTCCATTTGTCGTTTCTAAGTGAAGATATATAGGTTGATCTTTAAACTTATTGATTGCCTCTTCAACCTTTTGAACATCAATAGGCTTCATTAAATTACCTCCTTGCAAATTACTTTCTTGCATTTTAACACACAATTTCATGGACTACTTAAAATTTACCTTAAGGAATCTAATTTGCTTCTCTATTTAAATTATAAGATGTAAAAAAGTAGCCCTACATATAATTAGGACTACTAAGACTTTTATACTTGAGCAGCTTCGTTTTGCTGTTTTATTTTTTTATACTGTGCTTTTACAAGCCCATAATAGGCTACGTCTTCATAGTGCCCCCATTTAAGGACATGTTGCGGAAACTTCCCCTCATACAATAATCCAGACTTTTTCATTACCTCGATAGAAGCTTGATTTTTATCCATTACCGAGGCCCATATTCGATTTAAATCCAGTTCACAAAAAGCATAATCAATTATTTTCTTTGATGCTTCTGTAGCATATCCGTTATCCCAATAGGGTTTACCAATCCAATAAGCTAACTCACCACGGTTATGATTTAAAGCGATATTGAGAGTTAGACAACCAACTAATTCCATTGTTCCTTTTAATATAATCGCAAATGAATAACTACTACCCTTTTTCATTTTTTCAGAGCAACTTGTAATCCAATGATCTGCATAACCTTCTGGGTAAGGATAGGGAATGTGTAGTGTTGTTCTTGCCAAATCTTTATCGCTTGTTAAGGCTTGCACTGTCTTGGCATCATCTGGCTCAAACGGCCTTAAATATAACCGATCTGTCTCAAAGAACATATTATTCCCGCCTTTTCCTAAAATGCCCAATAAATATCTAAAATTTCTGAATTCATACGAATATAATACCTTATTCTACAGTAACTTAACAACAGAAAATAAAGATATGAAAAAGACATTCGACAAATTTATGACTAATTCCTGCTTTTTCTTCTTAACTACCACTTTTGGTAAGAAACTACTATTGTTTCAACTAACAAACTATATTATTATACAAGTATAAGAAATTCGACTTAAACACTTACATCCTGCGATGAACGAGGGCTTAAGATGTCTCAAACCGATGCATTGTTTACGGGAATTTAAATTGTTATTTGGACAACAAGCCAAGTAAGCGAATTGGAAGTTGGAAAGATGACTGAGAATACCCACCTGCCATAGAGCGGGTTTTGAGACACTAGGAGCTACGTCAGAGCGGGGAAACTTAATTTAGTTAGTCAAAGCCTGTATCCACCTTGGATACAGGCTTTTTCTTATCATTATGTGACCCTATTCAAGATTTCGATTTTGCTGAATGATTGATTTTGAGTTCTCCATTTGTTCCTTTTGCTCTCTCTTTGCTTCTTTGATAACCATACGAATTGTTTTTCTAATACGTTTCTTTTTTGCCATGAATAACAACACTCCATTTTCTTAAGATTTTGTTTTCATGAGTTGTTCGAATAATCAGATCGTTGATAACAAACTACTCCGGCAAAGAATAGTATAGAAAATCTTATGTGCGC
This window harbors:
- a CDS encoding YojF family protein; the encoded protein is MKPIDVQKVEEAINKFKDQPIYLHLETTNGAYAAHRNEGMMTVSAFIRNGKIQFSQGKITGEHPYRVGLKLEDGWVYAQGLTDWEISEQGQLLLAGHDGEGKIAISLQLSETPFM
- a CDS encoding GNAT family N-acetyltransferase; the encoded protein is MFFETDRLYLRPFEPDDAKTVQALTSDKDLARTTLHIPYPYPEGYADHWITSCSEKMKKGSSYSFAIILKGTMELVGCLTLNIALNHNRGELAYWIGKPYWDNGYATEASKKIIDYAFCELDLNRIWASVMDKNQASIEVMKKSGLLYEGKFPQHVLKWGHYEDVAYYGLVKAQYKKIKQQNEAAQV